One genomic segment of Coffea arabica cultivar ET-39 chromosome 6e, Coffea Arabica ET-39 HiFi, whole genome shotgun sequence includes these proteins:
- the LOC140009844 gene encoding uncharacterized protein, whose translation MATYEALYGRRCRSPIHWDEVGERKIIDPATIPWVEKAYEKVKVIRQMLQIAQSRQKSYADYRRKDLEFEAGNKVFLRVTPLKGKIKAGKEKKLQPRYIGPFSILQRVGKVAYRLELPVSLSRNHDVFHVSLLKKYHPDSTHILPPEDIELDESLTYEERPIRVLDRKVKDLRNKRIPLVKVL comes from the coding sequence atggccacatatgaagcactttatggaCGAAGATGTCGATCACCtattcattgggatgaagtaggagagaggaagatcATAGATCCAGCAACAATACCATGGGTTGAAAAAGCCTACGAAAAGGTAAAAGTGATACGTCAGATGCTTCAAATAGcccaaagtcgacaaaagagctatgccGACTATCgaagaaaggatttggagtttgaagcaGGGAATAAGGTGTTTCTTAGGGTTACTCCACTGAAAGGAAAGATTAAAGCAGGAAAGGAGAAAAAGTTGCAACCAAGATACATAGGACCTTTTAGTATACTTCAACGGGTAGGAAAGGTGGCTTATCGACTGGAGTTACCCGTCAGTCTATCGCGAAACCATGACGTTTTTCATGTTTcattgcttaagaaatatcacccagaTTCGACTCATATTTTACCACCAGAGGatattgaacttgatgagtcCTTAACCTATGAGGAACGACCTATTCGAGTGCTAGATCGGAAGGTGAAGGACTTGAGAAATAAGCGGATTCCACTGGTTAAGGTTCTATGA